In the genome of Paenarthrobacter ilicis, the window CTGCTGGCCATGGTGCAGGAGTGGTTGGGTCCTGAACTCGAGTCCATTGCCACCGGCACCGCTGTACGTTCCATCAACCTCACGGAACCTCTCCGGCGACTCCTGCCCTGGCCGGCGGCCTCAGGCTTGGATGACCTGGTCCCGGAGCGGCTGCAAGTGCCCAGCGGTTCACGGGTACGGATCGCATACCCGGAACCCGATGACGATGGCGGCCGGCCGCTAGTGGCAGTGAAGCTGCAGGAGTGCTTCGGTTGGGAGCGGACGCCGCGGCTTGTGGAAGGCCGGGTTCCGGTGCTGTTTCATCTGTTGTCACCAGCAGGGCGGCCCCTGGCTGTTACTGATGATTTGGCGTCGTTCTGGTCCGGACCCTATGCCCAGGTCCGGGCAGAGATGCGTGGGCGCTACCCCAGGCACCCCTGGCCCGAAGATCCTTGGACGGCACCGGCCACAGCCAAAACGAAGAAGCGGATGTAGCCGGTACGGTCAGGCGGGGACGTCCATGTGTGTTTGCGCCGTGTATTGGATGAGTCCGTCCACGAACGTAGCCACTACGGCACTTGCGGCGAATTCATCCGGGGCTGTTGCCAGCGGGTCGAGTTCAAACGCCGTGAAGTCCGCCCGCTTCCCTGGAGTGATGGACCCCGAGACGTCCCAGAGGCCGGCCGCCTTGGCAGCGTGGGACGTGTAGCCTTCCAGGGCCTGCAGGGCGGTGAGTGCCTGGGAGGGTGTGATTGGGTCCTGCTCAGGGTGCCCGGACCTTCGACGGAGTTGGGCGTCGGCAATGATGGGCAGGGGCTGGTACGGGGCGATCGGCCAGTCTGAACCGATGCCAAGTGTTACCCCGGCGTCCCTGAGGTCGCGGCACCGCCACGCCCTGTCGGCGCGCTCCTTGCCGAGCCGCAGCGACCAGTTGTCGCTGTGATCTGCCAGGGCGTAGTGCGTGCAGTGCGTCGGCTGCATGCTGGCCACTATTCCGGAGCCCTTGAAGCGTGAAACCAGGTGGTCTGGCACTGTTTCCAAGTGTTCAATCCTGTGGACAGTCCGGGCCAGCACATCCGCGGGTATGGCGTCCACGCCGGGCCTCTTGAGGGACTCCAGGGCTGTCAGGACGTAGTCGACTCCGCCGTCCCCGATGGCGTGGGTTGCTGTGGGAATTCCGTGCGCCGCAAAGTATTGGACGGCGGAGGTGTATTCCTCCGGCCGCGGCCAGAAGGGGGCGGTGGACTGTCCATAGGCATCGGGCTCGTGGAGCCAGGCTGTGCCATTGTCGATTGTTCCGTCCACAAAGAGCTTGATGGCTTCAATGGACCACCGCCGGCCGCCGGTCCCCACGGAGCGGGCCAGCTCCCGCCACGTTTCCCGGGTACCTCCCGGCATGCACCACGGTGCCGCACGAAGACGCAACGGCAGGTCGCCGTCGTCCTCCAAAGCGCGGAAGAGCGCCGCTGATTCTTCACTGTGGTCCATGATGTGGGCACCGGTCAGGCCGGACCGGGCGAAGTCCTTGAGGAGGTTTCCCAGCCTGAGTTTCCGGTCCTCGAAGGACTCCTGCGGCATGTGGCGTTGCACCAGTTCCATGGCGGCAGCCTCCAGGAGAAGGCCTGTGGGGGTACCGTCGGGGTCGCAGACAATCTCCGAGGCCTGGCTGAACTCCTGGGGTCCCCGAATGCCGGCCATGTCCAGCGCCTTGCTGTTGGCCAAGGCTGAGTGGCCGTCGAACAGGCGGATCAGGGCGGGTTTGGTTCCGCTGACGTCATCCAGCACGCTCCTGTGCAGCTGCCTGCTGCCAAAAGCGTTGGGGTTCAGCCCCCAGCCACGCAACCATCCGTCGTCGTGCTTTGCCTGTGAACCCAGCAGCAGGGTGCGGACTTCCTCCACGGTTGCCGCTGCCGAGAGGTCGACGCCGGTGGTCATGTCCAGCCCGAAAACCGGGTGGATGTGGCAATCGACCAATCCGGGGGTCAACGTGGCGGAGCCAAGGTCCATCACGGTGGTGCCTGGGGTTTCCCAGGACAATGCCTGTTGACGGCTCCCGACGGCGGTAATCAGCCCGTTGCTCACAGCCACCGCTTGGATCGGCAAGGACGGGTCCTGCGAATTCCCGTCCAGCGTGTGGATGGTATCGGCGAGGACAATGAGGTCAGGAGTCATGGGTTACGAAACTTTAGGCCCACGTGATCCCGGGCATAATACTTCACGCGAAACTTCTGGCTAGAGTCGTAATAACAACGCGAACGGAGAAACACCCCATGGCACGCCCGCTGGTACCACTCATATCCCTTGATGCGCTGGTTACGGCTGCCTTGGAGTTGGTGGACGAAGCCGGGGACTTCAGCCTCCCCAAACTGGCTAAGAAGATCGGGGTCAGCCAGTCCTCCATCTATAACCACGTCTCGGGCCGTGACGCGATCATCGAACTGATGCGGGGCCGGATCATTTCCGAAAGCCCCTTCGTCCTCTCTGGGGACATGGACTGGGAGGCGTCGCTGCGGGCCATAGTGCGCAGCTACCGGGACGCCTTCGCACGGCACCCCCGACTTGCCCCTTTACTGGTTCTCCAAACCGTGGAGCACCACGACGTGTTGTCGCTCTACGAGAATCTGGCGCTTGTACTGGACAAGGCGGGCTTCAAAGGCCGCGATGTCATGTCCGCGATCTCCACCATTGACAGTTTCGCCCTGGGCTTTGCCTTGGATCTTGCAGCGCCGGAGGTTGTCTGGGCGCCTCCAGCCAAGGGTTATCCAGCGCTCACGCAGGCCTTGACGTTTGCTGGTTCGTCAGATGAACGCGGCGAAGCGGCGTTCGAATTCGGACTGGAAATTCTGATGGCCGGACTCCGGGCCACCCTTCAACGGACAGCGCGCAATTAGTGGAGGCCGTTGCAGGAGTGGCTCAATCCTGGTGGGATGCCGTAGTCCGCGGCTTCACGGAGACACATACCAGTGGAGTTTCCTTGCCGTGGCTCCTGGCCGTTGTGGCGTGCGCGGCCGTGCTCAGCATTCCCCGTCTGACTTGGCGATGGTTCGGGCTCTACGTCACCTTCATCCACGAGTTGGGCCATGCCTACGCTGCGCTGATGACAGGCAGGTTTGTGCACGGATTGCGGATCGGGCTGGACCACTCCGGACAACTTGTCAGCAGCGGCCGGGGTCTGTTCGGATCGGCCTGGTCCGGTTTCTGGGGCTACCCGGCCCCCGCGGTGGTGGGACTGGCCCTCATCGCCGCATTTGCTACCGGCAAATCAGGGCTGGCAGTGTCTCTGGGTGCACTGGTGTTGCTGGCTTCCTTGGTGTTTTTGCGAAACACCACCGGAATTCTGGTGGCCCTTGTCAGCGCGGGGGTGGCGCAGGCGTTGCTGTTCGCCGCACCGGCCACGCGCAACTACGTGGTGCTGGGCCTCGGGTTGGCCCTGACTGTAGGGGCGGTCAGGGACCTGCTGAAGGTCATGGGCGTGCACACGCGGCGCAGGGACCGGTTGGCTTCCTCGGATGCGGTGATATTGGCCCGGGCCACCGGCGCTCCTGCGTTCCTCTGGCTCACCGGTTTCACGCTGGTGATCGTCGCCTGCAGTGCCCTGTCCTGTTGGCTGCTCTGGACGGTCACATCGTCCTAGGCTGCCCGGCCCGCACCCGTCATGTAGTCCGCCACCGCAGGTGCAAGGGACGCTCCGATCCCAGCTGCCGTGCGCTTGACGCCCTTGACCACAAACGAATGGTCCCCTCCTTCAACCCACTGGAGGGTCGCCGTCGGGCCGATCTTTGACACCACGGCCTCCAGCAAGCCGGGCGTCGCAAACGTGTCCCGGGTGCCTTGCAGGAAGAGCATGGGCGCGGTGATGCCATACAGGTGCTCATCCCGCAGCTTCTCGGGCTTGCCGGGGGCATGCAGAGGGTAGCCGAGATAGATGAGACCCCGGGTGGCCATACCGTCAGCCACTGCCATGGACGCCATGCGGCCTCCGAAAGACTTTCCCGCGGACCACACCGGTTCGCCATCACCCAATGCGATGGCCGTTTTCATGGCTTCTCTCCAGGCAGCGATCGCCTGGGGCGGACGGTCCGGGAACCGCCTGCCTGCCTCACGGTAGGGAAAGTTGAAGCGAAGGGTAGCCACCCCCACCTCTGCCAGGGCTTCAGCAAAACCCTGCATAAAAGGATGCTCCATCCCCGCTCCGGCACCATGGGCCAGAACCAACGTGGCTACCGGCTTTTCGGGCCTGATGGACAGGGCAGACACCCGGGTGTCTCCCACGGCAATGGTGAGCGAAGTTTGCATGAGACCATCATGGTAGCTTGGGCCATGGCCAGTGAAGCAACCACCGTATCCGTTCCCGGACCCCATGGACCGCGCGAAGTCCGCATATCGAGTCCCGGCCGCTTGATGTGGCCCGAAGCGGGAATCACCAAATTGGACCTGGCCACCTACCTGGTGGACGTGGGCGAGGCTTTTGTCAGTGCCAATGGGAACCGGCCGGTGAGCCTGCAGCGGTATTCGGGCAATATTGAAGGGGATATGTTCTTCTCCAAGAATCCGCCCAAGGGAGCCCCGGAGTACGTCAGATCGGTTCCCGTGACCTATCCCAGCGCGCGGACGCATCCCCAGATGGTCATTGACGAACCGGCAGCTGCCGTGTGGGCCGCACAGATGAACACGGTGGTCTTCCACCCCTGGGCATCCCGGGCCGATGACCCGGACAACCCCGACCAGCTCAGGATTGATCTTGACCCCCAGCCCGGAACGGATTTTGACGATGCAAAGCGGGCGGCTGTGGAGTTGCGCTCTGTTCTGGATGAAGCGGGGCTGACTGCGTTCATCAAAACGTCCGGAAATCGCGGCCTTCACGTCTACGCGCCCATCAAGCCTGTGCACGAGTTCCTGAACGTCCGGCACGCCGTCATAGCCGCAGGCCGGGAACTTGAACGCAGGATGCCGGACCAAGTCACCACTGCTTGGTGGAAGGAAGAGCGCGGCCAGAGGATTTTTGTGGACTTCAACCAGGCAAACAGGGACCGCACCATTGCCGGAGCCTACAGCCCACGTGCCGTGCCCCTGGCACAAGTGTCCTGCCCCTTGGCGTGGGATGAGCTGGATGGCGCGGACCCAGCCACGTACACCATCAAGACCGTGCCGGACCGGTTGAAGAAGACCGGGGACCCGTGGAAGGACATGCACCAGCACCCGGGAGGGATCGACGTGTTGCTGGAATGGTGGGAAAGGGACGTCGCCAATGGTCAGGGCGAGATGCCGTTCCCGCCTGAATTCCCCAAAATGCCCGGCGAGCCCATGCGGGTCCAACCCAGCAGGGCGCGCAAGCCCACGGAGTAAGTGGCTCTGCTATTCGAACCGCGACGCGTCGCCCGTGCCGTAGCGGACAACTTCAGCAACGCCACTGGAGAAATCAATAACGGTTGTGGGATCGGAGCCGGTATCTCCGGAATCGATCACTCCGTCAACTTGGTTGTCCAGGCGTTCCTTGATTTCCCAGCCCTGGGTGAGGGGTTCCTCCTCATCCGGCAGCAGCAGAGTGCTGGAGAGCAGGGGCTCTCCCAGTTCAGCCAATATTGCCTGCACCACCTTGTGATCCGGAATCCTGACGCCCACGGTTTTCTTCTTGGGGTGCAGGAGACGCTTGGGTACCTCGCGGGTGGCGGGAAGGATGAAAGTGTAGCTGCCCGGCGTGACGGCCTTGATGCTGCGGAAAATATCGTTGTCCAGCATGACGAACTGACCCATCTGGGCGAAGTCCTTGCACACCAGGGTGAAGTGGTGTTTGTCATCCAGGTGCCTGATGGTCCGGATCCGGTCCAAGGCCTCCCTGTTTCCGATCTGCGCGCCCAGCGCGTAACAGGAGTCCGTGGGGTAGGCGATCAAGCCGCCGCCCTGGAGCATGTTCACCACTTGGCCGATGGCGCGTGGTTGCGGGTCTTCCGGGTGCACATCAAAGAATCTGGCCATGGGAAGAGCCTACGACAAAGTGGGGGGTCAGGCGGCCAGAAGCTGCCAGGCCAACTCCACCGCGCCATGGACCGGTGTCTGCGTCAGAATCGTCACAGCGGACGGATCCTCCAAGGACACCTTCCGCGCCACGGAACCCGCCAGCTGGCTGTGGTTCACCAACAAGCCACCGGCCATCACCAGTGGCAGGTCAAGTCCGAGTTCGCCCAGTACCTGCCGGGCCAGGGTGGCCAGGGCATGGGCTGCCTCGGCCTGTATGCGCACCGCTGCAGGATCCCCGTCCGCAGCAAGGTCAAGGACCAGTGGTGCAAGCCTGGCCCAGTGGTCCGGCTCAGGTTTTGCGTAGAAGAAATCCATGAGTTGAAGGGCATCAACGCTGGCAGTTGCCGCCATCAGCGTCTTCACCAGAAGTCCGGGTTCCAGCCCGGCGTAGAACTCGCGCAATGCTTCCCGGACGGCGTCACGCACCACCGCATAGCCGCTGCCTTCGTCACCCAGCAAGTATCCGTAGCCGCCGCTGCGGGCCTCCCGGCCGTCACCGCTTTTGCCCCAGGCTACCGAACCAGTTCCGGCCACAAGGACGGCGCCGGCGTCCAGGCCGGCCGCTGCGAGGACTATGCGGGTGTCGTGAACCACTTCGATCCTGGCCCCAGGAAAGTGCTCGGTGAGCAGGGCTGACAGGACCGCGCGGCTTGCCGGGGTATCGGCACCCGCGGCGCCGGCACAAACGGCTTCGACGCCGCTGCCTGCACTTGCGGCTATGCGGCGAAGAACGGCGTCCGCACCCTGGTGTCCCACTGACGACAGGCTGGCGCTTGTTTCAGTAATTTCGACGTCGGCGGCCGCCTGCCCTGCCTTGCCCCGATCCACGTCGCTGGGCGATGATCCCACGGAGCGGACGGCATGGGTTTTGGAGCCGCCGATGTGGAGGCCAAGAACTGCAGGGCTCAAGGGTTCGCCGCCGTTTCTGTAGGTGTGCGGGACCCTCCAACATTGGCATAGACCAATACGCTTGTCCACAAGTAGGATGTCCAATATGCCAGCCGACGCAGCGCCGAAGTATTACCGCCTCAAGACCCACATCCTGGCGCTCATTGGCGGTCTCCAGCCCGGCACCCTCATCCCCACCGAACGCGCCCTGGCCGAAGAATACGAGACTTCCCGGACCACTGTGCGGCAAGCGATCAGCGAACTCGTGGCGGAGGGCAGGCTGGGGCGCATCCAGGGGCATGGCACCTTTGTGGCGCCACCAAAAGTCACGCATCTGCGGCAGTTGACCTCTTTTTCAGACGACGCCCGGGCACAGGGTTTGACGCCCGACTCCACAACGATTTCCTTGGAAGTGGTCAGCTCCGATGCCGTGGTGGCGGGACGCTTGGGGCTTCGCGAAGGGTACTCCGTGACCCGGCTCGAGCGCCTCCGCATCATCGAAGGGGAACCGCTCGCCCATGAGGTTGCCTGGTTGCCCGGCAGCCTGCCGGAATTTGAGTCCAACCTGGCCACGTCTGGTTCGCTCTACGCCGTCCTGGCCGACGTCTACGGCGTGCGGATCGCCGACGTTGAGGACACGGTGGAAACCGCGCTTGCCGGACCCGGCGATGTCCGGCTGTTGGGCATCGAAATGGGGGCTCCGCTCCTGGTGGTCCACCGGCTTGCCCGTGACACCGCAGGTACGCCGGTGGAGTGGACCCGGAGTGCTTTTCGCGGTGACCGGTTCAGGTTCGTCTCCCACGTCAAGGCCGGGAACTGACGTGGCCAACTCTTCCTCCGGTGAGTCTGTCATCAACCGCGTGGTTCGCTTGGTGGGCGCCTTCGATGACATGCACCGCACCATGAGCGTCGCGGCGCTGGCCCGCCGCACAGGCCTCCCGGTGACCACTACGTATCGGCTTGTTGACGAGATGTTGGCCGAGGGATTGCTGGAACGCGAAAACAACGCAGAGGTGCGGGTGGGGACCCGGCTGTGGGAGCTGGTGTCCAGGAGTTCCCGGATGGTGGGCCTTCGTGAAGCTGCCCTGCCATTCATGGAGGACGTCCAGTCCGTGGTCCAGCATTCCACCACCCTGGGAATTTTGGATGCTGGCGACGTCCTCTACATCGAGCGGATCGGGTCCCGGGATTCCATGGTGGACATCACCAAAGTTGCCGGCCGCCTGCCGGTACATGGCACCTCGTCCGGCATGGTCCTGCTGGCTTACTCTCCAGCCGTCTACCAGGAGCATTTTCTGTCCCGGACTCTGGAGAAGTTCACTGAAGCCACCCTCACCCAGCCGGCTGAGCTGCGCCGCCACCTCGCAGCTATCCGGCAAAGCGGGTTTGCGTCGATGCCGGGGATCATTGTTCCGGAGTCCAGCGGTATTGCCGTTCCGGTTTTTGACCGCACAAATACTGTTGTCGCGGCCCTCAGTGTGGTGGTTCCCCGCAACGAGGAAAACGCAGCCGCACGGGTGCCTGTCCTCATGACTGCGGCACGGGGCATATCGCGCGTTCTGGGCTGGCGGGGAGAACTCAAGGGCGCACTCCGGCAGAGCAACGGTAGAATCTGATTCCCGTTCATCGGTAATGCTGTGGTTCCCCTCACAGGAGCGCTGGCACGGTGGAACGCAGAGCAGACATCGCGGATCGGTGGCAATCACCAACCATCCGCTTCGGGCAGTAAGCCCCCAGGCATGGAGTCCTGCGGGCAACAGCCCATCACCAACACGCTGACGGTCGCAAAGGCCTTCTTCCGCGATGCCCTGCGCCGTTTGACCACAAACCCCGTTTGACCACAAACCCCAGCCACGTGGAGCAGGGAAAGCCGCGACGAAGCGGCAGAAGGAGTTTGCCATGAAGCCACAGACCGTGGAAACACCAAGGGATGGAAAGCAGGAAACAAAGTCACAACGCGTTGCCGGAAAGGTAGCCATAGTGACGGGCGGAAGGGGAGACCTCGGCAGCGCGACGGCCCGGCTGCTGGCCGATCACGGGGCAGTAGTGGCCTCCCTTGACAGGGCAGGAACACCTGCCCCGTTCCGACACCCCGGCATTACCGAGTACGACGTGGACGTGACCGACGAGGCCAGCGTTGCGGCTGCCGTCGGCAAGCTTACCGGAGAGCACGGCAGCCCCGACATATTGGTCAACGCCGCCGGCATTATCGGGCGGGCCGGGGCCAGCCACACGGCCTCCGTCGATGACTTCGATCTCATCTTCAACGTCAACGTCAAAGGCGTCTGGCTCATGACCAAGCATGTTGTAGCGGCCATGATCGAAAAACAGTCCGGCAGCATCATCAATTTCTCGTCCATCCACGGACTGACCGGCGGCCGCAATGTACCGCTCTACCACGCCACCAAGGGCGCCGTCCGGCTGCTGAGCAAGTCGGACGCTGCCGCTTATGGAATCCACGGGATAAGGGTCAACTCCGTACATCCCGGTTCCATGAACACCAGAATGAGCCGGCTTTCAGCGGAACAATCCGAGGGCGGGGCCGAGGAGTACTACCAGCAGCTGGTGGGCGGGAACCCGCTCCCGCGGCAAGGAAAACCTGACGAGATCGCCTATGGGGTGCTGTACCTCGCCTCGGATGAATCCCGTTTCACCACAGGAGCCGAGTTGGTGATCGACGGCGGCTATACCGCCGTCTGATCCTGCGCCTGAGGCCACCCTTCCCTTTTCCTTCCACGAAAGGCTTGACCATGAAATTCCTGAATGGCTCTCCCACAGATACCTACGACGTCGTTGTTGTTGGCTCCGGCGCCGGAGCCCTCACCGCCGCGGCGACGGCCGCCCGGGCCGGCAAGTCCGTCGTCGTTCTCGAAAAGACCGGGTTGCTCGGCGGAACCACGGCCGTATCCGGTGGCATGCTGTGGGTAGCTGATAATCACTACGCCCGGAGCGCCGGTGTCTCTGACTCAAAAGAGGAAGCCGCCCGTTATGTCAGGGCAGTGGCCAGGGGCCGTGGCCGTGGTGACCTGCTGGATGCCGCGTTGGAGTACGGGGACACGATGCTCCGCTTCACAGAAGCAGAATGCGGTGTCCGTTTCATCTTCCTGGACAATTTTCCCGACTACCGCCAGGACCTCCCGGGCTCAGTTGAGGGCGGCAGGACAGTGGAACCCGCGCTCTACAACATCCGCGAAGCACTGGGTGGGCTCGCGGCCCACGTACGCTCCGATGGCCGGGCGCCGTTCACCATGCAGGAATATGAAACCTGGGGTGCGTTCACCAAGTTCCCGTGGGATGAACTCGGACAACGGCAGGCCGAGGGCCTTGTGGCCAAAGGCCAGGCCTTGGTGTCAATGCTGCTGGCCAGCCTGGTGCGCGACGACGCAGGGCTGGTGGTGGGCGCACGGGCACAGCGGCTGCTGGTCGACGACGGCCGGGTGACCGGCGTCGAGCTCGAATCCGGTGAGCTCTTCCATGCCCGCGACGGGGTGGTCCTTGCCACTGGCGGCTTTGAATGGGACAAATCCTTGGCCGACTCCTTGCTGGCCTCCCGGCTCCACATCATGTGCTCACCCCCCTCCAACACAGGAGACGGCCTGAAGATGGCGCAACGGATTGGCGCCCAAACCCGGGGCACGCGGGAGGCCTGGTGGGCTCCCATGTCGATCACCGGCGATACCCGGGACGGTGAGCCCGTGGGCACGCTGCTGCGGTTCGAGCGGCAAGGGCCGGGGTCCCTAATGGTCAACCGCCACGGACACCGCTTCGCCAACGAATCCCAGAACTACAATGACCTCGCGAGGTGCCTGCAATCGTGGGACTCGCCCAGGAACCAGACGTTGAACACCCCAGCGCACGTGGTTTTCGATCACAGCTACTTGGAGCGTTACGGGATTTTGGCGCACCGGGCCGGTTTGCCCACTCCGGCATATCTGGTGGAAGCTCCCACCTTGGAAGAACTTGCTGCCAGGATCGACGTCCCCGCGGAGGAACTGACGTCAACGGTGGCCCGCTTCAATGAGTACGCGATCAAGGGTGAAGACCCGGACTTCGGCCGCGGTGAGAGCGCCTATGACAAGTACTGGGGCGACGACGACTGCCCGTGGCCAAATCCGTCGCTCGGCCCGCTCCACAGAGGACCTTTCTATGCCATGGAAGTTGTCAATGGTGCCTTCGGCAGCAATGGCGGTGTGGCAACGGACGGTCTGGCCAGGGTTCTTAACGTGGACGGACAGCCCATTGCCGGGCTCTTTGCCGCCGGGAATACTGCCGAGAATGCGTATGCTGCGGGCTATCCCGGCGCGGGCGCCACGCTGGGGCCGATCATGACCATGGGCTACCTGGCCGGCCGCACCATATCCGGCCAGCCCGCCAGGTACGACGGCGCGCGGCTCGCCCAGGGGGTTGTGGCATGATCCGCCACACCGTCCTGTTCAAGTGGAAGCCGGACTTTCCGGCTGAGGAGAAGGCTGCCTGGGTAGCCGGGGTGAACCGGATGGATGGAAACATCCCCGGCATGGTGAAGCTCACCCACGGCGCAGACGTCTTTCAGCACGAGCGCTCTTTCGACTACGCGATTGTGGCCGACTTTGATGCGGCTGAAGACCTCGAGGTTTACAACTCGCACCCTTTGCATGAGCCCTTGAAGAAGTACTCATTGCCCAACAGCGACACCATCATCGCCGTCGATTTCCACCTCTAAAGGCAACACGGTGCGCCATTCAAAGGAGAATAGCCATGCCAACCACGGCACAGCAGCCTGAAACACTGCGCAAGACCCCCGGGAAAGCGGCGTTTGCCTCCTTTCTAGGAAGCACGCTGGAATACTACGACTTTTTCATTTACGGTTCCGCCGCCGCGCTGGTGTTCGGGCCGCTCTTTTTCCCTTCCGAGGATTCTGCCGTCGGCTTGATCGGCGCCTTCGCCACCTTCGGAGTTGCGTACGTCGCCCGTCCTATCGGAGGCCTGGTGATGGGGCATTTCGGGGACAAACTCGGCAGGAAGAAAATCCTTCTCATCACCCTTGGAGTCATGGGGTTGTCGTCCCTTGGCATCGGGTTTCTGCCCGGATACGACCAAATCGGTGTTTGGGCCCCGGTCCTGCTGGTCATTGGCCGTCTGGCACAGGGCTTTTCCGCCGGCGCCGAGTCGGCGGGCGCTTCCACCCTGACGCTCGAACATTCGCCGGAGGGCAGGCGTGGCTTCTTCACGAGTTTTGTCATGACGGGCTACGCATCAGGGATGGTGCTCGCCACCTTGGTGTTCATACCCGTGGCTTCCTTGCCCACCGATGCGCTGATGAGCTGGGGCTGGCGTGTCCCGTTCTGGTTGTCCATTGTGGTGTTGGCCATTGCATATTGGGTCCGGACGCACCTGGACGAGACACCCGTCTTCGAGGAAGCCAAGGAGAACCAGGCCGTCGCCCCCCTGCCGTTGCGGGAGGTCCTTCGATTCCAGCTCGCGGATGTGGCGCGCGTAGTGGGCATGTCCGTCATGTCGGTGATGCAAACAATTTTCACTGTTTTCGGATTGTCCTACGCCACGGGTTCGGCAGGCTTTGACAAGGCGTCCATCCTCACGGTCAACGCTGTCGCCATTGGCCTGTCCATGTTCGTGATGCCCTTGACTGCAAAGCTCTCGGACAAGGTGGGGCGGCGACCACTGCTTCTCACGGCCGCCATAGGGTGTTCGGCAACGATTTTCGCCTACTTCACGGCCCTGTCCACTGGAAACATCGTCCTGGTGTTCATTGCTGCGTTCGTCAATATGACCTTGCTGTACTCCTGCTTTAACGGCATCTGGCCCGCGTATTTTGCGGAACTTTTTGCCGCTCCGGTCCGGTACTCCGGAATGGCGCTTGGCAACCAACTCGGTTTGGTGGTGGCAGGGTTTGCACCCTTGATCGCTGGCCTGCTGCTCGGCAAAGGCCAGGACGGTTGGATCCCGGTAGCGTGCTTTGCGGTGGTGTGCATGGCGATTGCCGGAGTGGCAGTGTGTTTCTCACGGGAGACGGCAAAAACCCCCATTGACGAACTCGGTGAACCGTACTGGCGCGGAGTTGCACTCAGGAAACCGTGACAGCTCCCTGCAGGGATTTGCTGACGAACTCCGCGCTCGGCTCGGCATATGCAGCAATGATCTGTTGAAACAGTCCGGCAGCCTCGGCTCCGGGCCAGTCCGCCGGAAGGAAGTCGGCGGGCAGTCCGGGGTCGAGGTACGGAATGATCCGCCATGTGTCGATACTCCTGACATACGTGGCGAAGGCAGCCGCGGAGGATTCCACCGGGGCGCTGGAGCCCGGGGTGACAGCGCGGCCATGCTCACGGATGAAGTCCCGGTGCAGCGTGGCCACATAACCCAGGTCCCACCAACCGCCCACCGCCTCCTGCAGGCTCCCACCTACCAGCGGGGCTTCCGTCACGAAAATCGTGGTCAAATCCCTGAGTTGCAGGTCAGCCAGGATCTCCTCAACTTCGGGACGCAGCGAGTCGGCGCAGATCCACAGACCAGCCGCCACTGTGCCGCACCCGATCCAGTGGAGCCTCCTGCGTAGCTGGTGCCGCTTCTCCCGTTCCGTTTCCGGGATGGAGAAAGAGATCAGGCACCACGGATCAGTGGGAGACATGTTGCGGGGGTTGTAGATCCTGCGGTCACCCCGCGCCAGCATGGAAGCAGCTCCTTCGGTGAGGATGAAACCTGCCACGCCCTCGCGTGCCTCCTGCTGTACAACGTCTTTCTTCCTCAGGCGGCCCAGGGCGGTTCGGGTGACAGTGCCGGACGTGCCCAGTGCCTCCATGAGGGCAACGATGTCCTTCGCGGACATCCACCCGCCGGCCTCCCGAAGATAGAGGCCAATGACAGTCCTCAGCAACGATGTTGTACTCCCGGGACGGGAGTCCATGTCGTCAAGAACGGCACTCACTATCGCCTCACAGCAGTTCAGACAACGCGTCGCGGATGGCTGACACCCCGAGTTCCACCTCGGCAAAACTGGTGCTCAGGGGAGAAAGGCCGATCCGCAGGCCATGCGGTGGCCTGAAGTCCGGGATGA includes:
- a CDS encoding PaaX family transcriptional regulator C-terminal domain-containing protein; the protein is MSAVLDDMDSRPGSTTSLLRTVIGLYLREAGGWMSAKDIVALMEALGTSGTVTRTALGRLRKKDVVQQEAREGVAGFILTEGAASMLARGDRRIYNPRNMSPTDPWCLISFSIPETEREKRHQLRRRLHWIGCGTVAAGLWICADSLRPEVEEILADLQLRDLTTIFVTEAPLVGGSLQEAVGGWWDLGYVATLHRDFIREHGRAVTPGSSAPVESSAAAFATYVRSIDTWRIIPYLDPGLPADFLPADWPGAEAAGLFQQIIAAYAEPSAEFVSKSLQGAVTVS
- a CDS encoding MFS transporter, which codes for MPTTAQQPETLRKTPGKAAFASFLGSTLEYYDFFIYGSAAALVFGPLFFPSEDSAVGLIGAFATFGVAYVARPIGGLVMGHFGDKLGRKKILLITLGVMGLSSLGIGFLPGYDQIGVWAPVLLVIGRLAQGFSAGAESAGASTLTLEHSPEGRRGFFTSFVMTGYASGMVLATLVFIPVASLPTDALMSWGWRVPFWLSIVVLAIAYWVRTHLDETPVFEEAKENQAVAPLPLREVLRFQLADVARVVGMSVMSVMQTIFTVFGLSYATGSAGFDKASILTVNAVAIGLSMFVMPLTAKLSDKVGRRPLLLTAAIGCSATIFAYFTALSTGNIVLVFIAAFVNMTLLYSCFNGIWPAYFAELFAAPVRYSGMALGNQLGLVVAGFAPLIAGLLLGKGQDGWIPVACFAVVCMAIAGVAVCFSRETAKTPIDELGEPYWRGVALRKP